The following proteins come from a genomic window of Triticum aestivum cultivar Chinese Spring chromosome 6A, IWGSC CS RefSeq v2.1, whole genome shotgun sequence:
- the LOC123127928 gene encoding BEACH domain-containing protein C2 isoform X3 codes for MEGQDALDMSDASPTSSWEDGAVEHFDVASFGGEGYVVDDEEMSDVELGTGSPAGPSEASTQPPPPLRRRLAPVESSDVPEEVVRAVDAVIMGGGVERLREMVSEEDGEVTHFIVDVLMITMGGVDGLDEGAGDGTSPSTEPSIMSSSRAAAIAVELMPYLPCGTEPSPRTRMACGLLATLSACTRNRTMCSASGLLAILLDSAEKLFVKMGQSRDWDGTPLVQCIQVLGGHSVSVKDLHSWLLLVKKALGTRWATPLTLALEKAVGCNEAKGPAVTFEFDGERSGLLAPGDSRWPFSNGFGFATWIYVESFSDSPNTAASTSGRSSPWAVAAAAFIHAGEGANDMPRLFSFLTADNDGVEAYFQGKFLVVESGTGKGKKAPLHFTYEFKPQCWYFIGLECTSKQGLLGMVESELRLYVDDKLHESCPFEFPRVLKPLAFCCIGTNPPPTITGLQRQCPLFAEMGPIYIFMEPIGPERMARLASRGGDALPSFSSGAGLPWKASCDHIREMSEDSYTLDIEIGGSLHLLYHPSLLNGRFCPDASPSGSTGTHRRPAEVIGMVHISCRVRPAESLWALACGGPMALLPLTVSNIEMDNLEPILGDVSLSLATSSLSVPIFRIISLAIQHPGNKQELCRTNGPELLSQVLQYLLETLSKLESGKKEILRDEELVAAIVSLCQSQINDPGLKAQLFSTLLLDLKMWSSCNYVLQKKLLSSLADMVFAESACMYDANALQMLLDGCRRCYWVTREGDSIDTFTLTGTERPLGKVNALVDELLVVIELLIGSASSTMASDDVRRLVGFVVDCPQPNQVPRVLLLIYRLIVHPNSTRAHMYAQSFISRGGVEALLVLLQREAKSGNKNTFNNCDVPQNAAKWNGSSQSKSTNSRSLLKPASSEANCNRETPSVDSHESPSHDGNSEPVSTSKWRLLKNQFLKNRSGMDLPSITDNVQNNVYNIDNGDGVLVGIVHILGALVASGHLKFSSLIAKPKLPSGFLTTANGEGNTMFEDRVSLLLFALQKAFQAAPRRLMTRNVYRSLISAVINISSANDNLNLYDSDYRFQHIPLLLVLLRSLPYASRAFQARTLQDLLFLVCSHPENRSTMTSIAEWPDWILEVMISNHEMGDNKDSDGVSIYELEDVIHKFLLIMLEHSMWQKDGWKDVEATIHCAEWLSMAGGFSMGDQRIRREEALPIFKRRLLGSLLDFSAQELRVQQSEGITAAASDVEVETKEPKIQAEKAADLLVVLAENAVVLMMLVEDHLRSRSQQFFTSCLIDSALSPASMASSAASRSLSRTGSEPLEAGGSRQSLSSDAGGLPVDVLASMSGTNGQISSEVMERVTAAAAAEPYGSVRHAFVSYGSCISDLSEGWKYRSRLWYGVCIPSKANVFGGGGSGWEAWKSVVEKDSNGDWIELPLVKKSVAMLQTLLLDSGFGAGLGSGEGSAGGIGVMSALNQLLDSDQPFFCMLRLTLISMREDDTGEDDLFMRNISMKNDDISERLGCQTGSVIELDGNSCSPTIKPQSALLWRLLGPFLNVPVSESKRQRVLVASSILYSEVWHAVSSDRKPLRKKYLGLLMPPYAAVLKRYRSVLANIHELASSDGENPLLVGDCASAADTLPVEAAVSLISPGWAAAFASPPVAMALAMIAAGASGAETIAPPTNKLRRRDTSLLERRSAKLHSFSSFQRPPDTTPLLPASAPKDKASAKVVALAAARDLEFSAKIGLRRGLSVVAMATSGQRRSAGDIERALRWNTTEAMAAAWMECLQSADSKSVSGRDFSALSYKYVALLVSSFALARNLQRVEMERRTQVDILNRRCASVGVRAWRRLLHCLIETNRLYGPFGELLCTPDSIFWKLDFTECSSRMRRFMKRNYNGSDRFGAAVNFEEQMLLCDGVESNACHTEEGDTRSTNALPTTSLIIVAEAMSVDRGHEDAEHIETETICSSVDDQLRNSLPPDSFKGSIDSRSSDFSGVRNLVRSTLIAPGYRSGEEDKRIIIELPSLMVKPLKTVRGTFQVTLKRINFIVDEHTSDSDSYMDDVASTSGQYDQQDKDRSWFISSLHQIYNRRYLLRQSALELFMVDRSNFFFDFEDIEARRHAYRAIIHTKPPYLNDIFLATQKPEQILKQTQLMERWAKWEISNFDYLMELNTLAGRSYNDISQYPIFPWVVSDYQSKTLDLEDPSSYRDLSKPIGALNPARLKKFQDYYSSFKDPIIPNCHYGSHYSSPGTVLYYLARIEPFTTLSIELRGGKFGDDNHMLSDITRTWNSVLEDMNDVKELVPEMFYLPEVFTNVNSVDMGANELAKRLGSVELPPWAENPVDFIHKHRKALESDHVSAHFHEWIDLIFGYKQRGKEAVMANNVFPYATYEGTVDIDKIADPVQRQATQNQIVNFGQTPSQLLIVPHIQRRPLADILQLQTIFRNPSEVRSYLLPNPDQCNVPASAVHVSNDCIVVVDANVPAAHVAVHHWQPNTPDGLETPFLFHHGKNAINSSGGAIRRIFKGPASAEDYHFPRAIAFAASAIQPSSTVAVTCDKEVITGGHADNSVKLISSDGARTIETASGHIAPVTCLALSPDNNYFVTGSRDTTVILWRIHQMSSSHWKNAPEPPPSPITPSTPLANSISSGSSPIRTLETSSKRRIEGPMHVLRGHLGEVTCCSVSSDLGLVASSSHTSGALLHSLRTGRLITKLDVGEAHLICLSSQGIVLIWNESEKRLSTFTVNGIPMSTSVLSPFSGRVSCIEVSRDGQFALIAACLSRNCTRDTSTDEDHMIDNCNDDEDVPESKETKLYVHAPSICFIDLYKLEVIHTLKLGEGQDVTAVALNEDNTTLVASTADKQLIVFTNPSLSSKIADQMLHEGDGLL; via the exons ATGGAGGGGCAGGACGCGCTCGACATGTCCGACGCCTCGCCGACCTCGTCGTGGGAGGACGGAGCCGTCGAGCACTTCGACGTCGCGTCGTTCGGCGGCGAGGGGTACGTCGTCGACGATGAGGAGATGTCGGACGTGGAGCTCGGCACGGGCTCCCCGGCGGGCCCTTCGGAGGCCTCGACGCAGCCTCCTCCGCCGCTGCGGAGGCGCCTAGCGCCGGTCGAGTCCTCGGACGTCCCGGAGGAGGTGGTGCGGGCGGTCGACGCGGTGATCATGGGCGGCGGGGTTGAGCGCCTCCGCGAGATGGTGTCCGAGGAGGACGGCGAGGTCACGCATTTCATCGTAGACGTGCTGATGATCACGATGGGCGGCGTGGACGGCCTcgacgagggcgcgggcgacggcaccAGCCCCAGCACGGAACCCAGCATCATGTCCAGCTCGCGCGCAGCCGCCATTGCTGTCGAACTGATGCCTTACCTTCCATGCGGCACCGAGCCGTCGCCGCGCACCCGTATGGCCTGCGGCCTCCTCGCCACCCTCAGCGCCTGCACCCGCAACCGCACCATGTGCTCCGCTTCGGGCCTTCTCGCTATCCTCCTTGATTCCGCAGAGAAGCTGTTCGTAAAAATGGGTCAGAGCAGGGATTGGGACGGAACACCGCTCGTGCAGTGCATTCAGGTGCTAGGAGGGCACTCGGTTAGCGTCAAAGACTTGCATTCCTGGCTCCTTTTGGTCAAGAAAGCGCTTGGGACACGCTGGGCAACTCCGCTGACACTTGCATTGGAGAAGGCTGTTGGCTGCAATGAGGCGAAGGGACCTGCAGTGACTTTTGAGTTCGACGGTGAGAGATCCGGCTTGCTTGCCCCTGGAGATAGCCGGTGGCCATTCTCGAACGGTTTTGGGTTTGCCACATGGATATATGTAGAGTCATTCTCGGACTCACCCAACACAGCAGCATCGACTTCTGGGAGATCGTCACCATGGGCTGTCGCCGCCGCTGCTTTCATACATGCTGGAGAAGGGGCGAACGACATGCCCCGGCTTTTCAGCTTCCTTACTGCTGATAACGATGGTGTGGAGGCTTATTTCCAAGGCAAGTTTCTAGTTGTGGAGAGTGGGACTGGAAAGGGAAAGAAGGCTCCTCTCCATTTCACCTATGAATTCAAACCACAGTGCTGGTACTTCATTGGTTTGGAGTGCACAAGCAAGCAGGGTTTGCTCGGAATGGTCGAGAGTGAACTACGGCTGTATGTTGATGATAAGCTTCATGAGAGCTGTCCGTTTGAGTTCCCCCGTGTCTTGAAACCGCTGGCATTCTGCTGCATCGGGACAAACCCGCCACCAACTATTACTGGTCTGCAACGGCAATGCCCATTATTTGCAGAAATGGGGCCTATCTATATTTTCATGGAGCCGATTGGCCCAGAGAGAATGGCCCGGCTAGCTTCTAGGGGAGGAGATGCACTTCCCAGCTTCAGCAGCGGTGCTGGTTTGCCTTGGAAAGCTAGCTGTGATCACATTAGGGAAATGTCAGAAGATAGTTATACACTTGACATTGAGATTGGAGGAAGCTTACATCTACTTTATCATCCTAGCCTACTTAATGGCCGATTTTGCCCCGATGCTTCACCTTCTGGTTCAACAG GTACTCACCGAAGGCCTGCGGAAGTTATTGGGATGGTTCACATATCTTGTCGCGTGCGACCTGCAGAATCATTATGGGCATTAGCTTGTGGAGGTCCAATGGCTTTACTACCATTGACTGTTAGCAATATTGAGATGGATAACCTGGAACCTATACTTGGTGATGTGTCACTGTCTCTTGCTACGTCTTCTCTTTCTGTTCCTATATTCAGAATAATTTCTCTGGCAATTCAACATCCTGGAAATAAGCAAGAGCTTTGCCGTACCAATGGACCAGAGCTTCTATCACAAGTTTTACAATATTTGTTGGAAACACTGTCAAAACTAGAAAGTGGGAAGAAAGAGATACTGAGAGACGAGGAGCTTGTTGCTGCAATTGTATCTTTGTGCCAATCTCAAATAAATGATCCTGGTCTAAAAGCGCAGCTCTTTAGCACTTTGCTGTTGGACCTGAAGATGTGGAGCTCATGCAACTATGTTCTGCAGAAAAAGCTTCTCTCTTCACTTGCAGACATGGTTTTTGCAGAATCTGCTTGCATGTATGATGCAAATGCGTTGCAAATGCTTCTTGATGGATGCAGAAGGTGTTACTGGGTAACTCGTGAAGGAGATTCAATAGATACCTTCACATTGACTGGAACTGAGAGACCTTtagggaaagtgaatgctcttgtTGATGAGCTGTTGGTTGTTATTGAACTGTTGATAGGATCAGCTTCTTCCACAATGGCTTCTGATGATGTTCGTCGTTTGGTAGGATTTGTTGTTGACTGCCCACAACCTAACCAG GTTCCTAGGGTCTTGCTCCTCATCTACAGACTGATTGTGCACCCAAACAGTACTAGAGCGCACATGTATGCTCAGTCATTTATTTCTCGTGGAGGTGTAGAGGCATTACTTGTTCTTTTGCAGAGAGAGGCTAAATCTGGCAATAAAAACACTTTCAACAACTGCGATGTGCCACAAAATGCTGCTAAATGGAATGGAAGTTCTCAGTCAAAATCTACTAATAGTCGTTCACTCTTGAAACCAGCTAGTAGTGAAGCAAACTGCAATCGTGAGACCCCGTCAGTTGACAGTCATGAGTCACCCTCTCATGATGGTAACTCTGAACCTGTATCCACTAGCAAATGGCGCTTACTAAAAAATCAGTTCCTAAAGAATCGGAGTGGCATGGACCTCCCAAGTATCACTGACAATGTTCAGAACAATGTATACAATATTGATAATGGTGATGGAGTACTTGTTGGGATAGTTCATATTTTGGGCGCTTTGGTTGCCTCAGGTCACCTGAAGTTTTCCTCACTTATTGCAAAACCAAAGTTGCCAAGTGGTTTTCTGACAACTGCTAATGGCGAAGGAAATACCATGTTTGAAGACAGAGTATCTTTATTGCTGTTTGCATTGCAGAAAGCTTTTCAAGCAGCCCCAAGAAGGCTTATGACCAGAAATGTATATAGATCTTTAATATCTGCAGTG ATCAATATTTCTTCAGCAAATGATAATCTGAACTTGTATGATTCTGATTATCGCTTTCAGCATATTCCGCTCTTGTTAGTTCTACTACGTTCTCTTCCATATGCATCACGAGCATTTCAAGCTCGTACTCTTCAG GATCTTCTATTTTTGGTTTGCAGTCACCCTGAGAATAGAAGTACTATGACTTCCATTGCAGAATGGCCTGATTGGATTTTGGAGGTTATGATTTCTAATCATGAG ATGGGTGATAACAAAGATTCAGATGGTGTAAGCATATATGAGCTTGAAGACGTCATACACAAGTTTCTACTTATTATGCTGGAGCATTCAATGTGGCAAAAAGATGGGTGGAAG GATGTGGAGGCAACAATACACTGTGCAGAATGGCTTTCAATGGCTGGGGGGTTTAGCATGGGAGACCAAAGAATTAG GCGTGAAGAAGCATTACCAATTTTCAAAAGGAGATTACTGGGTAGTCTGCTTGATTTTTCTGCTCAGGAGCTTCGAGTTCAG CAGTCTGAAGGAATTACTGCTGCAGCATCTGATGTTGAAGTGGAGACTAAAGAACCAAAAATACAAGCAGAAAAGGCTGCCGATCTCTTAGTAGTCTTGGCTGAGAATGCAGTAGTTCTGATGATGCTCGTAGAAGATCATCTGAGGTCACGCAGCCAACAATTTTTTACATCCTGCTTAATTGACAGTGCTTTATCTCCTGCATCGATGGCTTCATCAGCTGCCAGTAGGTCATTGAGCAGAACTGGTAGCGAGCCTTTAGAAGCTGGGGGCTCAAGGCAGTCTTTGTCCAGTGATGCTGGTGGACTGCCGGTTGAT GTTCTTGCTTCGATGTCTGGCACAAATGGGCAAATTTCTTCTGAGGTAATGGAACGCGtaacggcagcagcagcagcggagcCTTATGGATCTGTCAGGCATGCATTTGTATCCTATGGGAGCTGTATTTCAGATCTTTCTGAAGGTTGGAAGTACAGAAGCCGACTGTGGTATGGTGTATGCATTCCATCCAAAGCTAATGTCTTTGGGGGAGGAGGAAGTGGTTGGGAAGCATGGAAATCTGTTGTAGAGAAGGACTCCAATGGGGACTGGATTGAACTTCCATTAGTGAAGAAATCAGTTGCAATGCTGCAGACACTTCTACTAGATTCTGGATTTGGGGCTGGCCTTGGCTCTGGAGAGGGATCTGCCGGTGGTATTGGTGTTATGAGTGCACTTAATCAGTTGTTAGATAGTGATCAGCCTTTTTTCTGTATGCTCCGGTTGACTCTTATTTCAATGAGGGAGGATGATACTGGGGAAGACGACCTCTTTATGAGAAACATTAGCATGAAGAATGATGATATATCAGAAAGATTGGGCTGTCAAACTGGAAGTGTGATTGAACTTGATGGTAACTCATGTTCGCCTACCATAAAACCTCAGTCTGCACTTCTATGGAG ATTGCTTGGCCCCTTTCTGAATGTGCCAGTTTCTGAATCTAAGAGACAGAGGGTTCTGGTTGCGTCTTCTATTCTTTATTCGGAG GTATGGCATGCTGTAAGTAGCGACAGAAAGCCTTTAAGGAAAAAATATCTTGGATTGTTAATGCCACCATATGCAGCTGTCCTGAAAAGATACCGCTCTGTTTTGGCTAATATTCACGAGCTTGCATCTTCGGATGGAGAAAATCCGCTACTTGTTGGTGATTGTGCTTCGGCTGCAGATACTTTACCTGTTGAG GCTGCTGTTTCATTGATATCACCTGGCTGGGCTGCTGCTTTTGCCTCTCCACCAGTTGCAATGGCATTGGCCATGATTGCTGCTGGTGCCTCTGGGGCAGAAACAATTGCACCACCAACAAATAAATTGCGCAGGCGTGACACCTCATTGCTTGAGCGTAGATCAGCTAAATTACACTCATTCTCAAGTTTCCAGAGGCCTCCTGATACAAcaccactcctgcctgcatctgcacCAAAGGACAAAGCATCCGCGAAAGTTGTAGCCTTGGCCGCTGCTCGTGACCTTGAGTTTAGTGCTAAGATTGGCTTGAGAAGAGGTCTTAGTGTTGTAGCAATGGCAACTTCAGGACAACGGAGGTCTGCAGGCGATATTGAGCGTGCGCTGAGGTGGAACACAACTGAAGCTATGGCTGCTGCTTGGATGGAGTGTCTGCAATCTGCTGACTCAAAGTCAGTGTCAGGCAGAGATTTTTCTGCCCTTTCTTACAAATATGTTGCACTTCTTGTTTCAAGTTTTGCCTTAGCACGGAACTTGCAACGAGTTGAG ATGGAGAGACGAACACAGGTTGATATCTTGAACCGTCGTTGTGCCTCTGTTGGGGTTCGGGCATGGCGACGTCTTCTTCATTGCTTAATAGAGACAAATAGACTCTATGGACCTTTTGGAGAACTTCTGTGTACTCCTGATAGC ATTTTCTGGAAGCTGGATTTTACTGAATGTTCATCAAGGATGAGAAGATTTATGAAAAGAAACTACAATGGGTCAGATCGTTTTGGTGCAGCTGTTAATTTTGAGGAGCAGATGCTTCTTTGTGATGGTGTAGAATCCAATGCATGCCACACAGAGGAAGGGGACACTCGATCTACAAATGCTCTCCCAACAACTTCGTTAATTATAGTGGCTGAGGCAATGTCAGTGGATAGAGGACATGAAGATGCTGAGCACATAGAAACCGAAACAATTTGCAGCAGTGTAGATGATCAATTAAGAAATTCCTTGCCACCTGATTCGTTTAAAGGATCAATAGATTCAAGAAGTTCAGACTTTTCTGGTGTCCGCAACCTGGTTCGATCCACACTAATTGCACCTGGTTACAGGTCTGGCGAAGAAGATAAAAGAATTATAATTGAATTGCCATCGTTGATGGTGAAGCCATTGAAGACCGTACGAGGAACCTTCCAA GTCACATTAAAGAGGATTAACTTCATAGTTGATGAGCATACATCTGACAGTGACAGTTACATGGATGATGTTGCATCCACTAGCGGCCAATATGATCAGCAAGATAAAGATCGGAGTTGGTTCATATCTTCGCTGCATCAGATTTATAATAGAAg GTATTTGTTACGTCAAAGTGCATTGGAATTATTTATGGTAGATAGGTCTAACTTCTTCTTTGATTTTGAG GATATAGAAGCACGTCGACATGCTTATCGGGCTATCATTCACACCAAACCTCCTTATTTGAATGATATTTTTCTAGCTACACAG AAACCTGAGCAAATCCTTAAACAGACTCAATTAATGGAGCGCTGGGCCAAATGGGAG ATTAGCAATTTTGACTACCTAATGGAACTGAACACTCTTGCTGGGCGCAGTTACAATGACATCTCGCAG TATCCTATCTTCCCATGGGTAGTATCAGATTACCAGTCCAAAACATTGGACTTGGAAGATCCTTCCTCATACCGAGATCTTTCAAAG CCAATTGGTGCTCTAAATCCTGCACGGCTGAAGAAATTCCAAGACTATTACTCTAGTTTCAAGGATCCAATCATCCCAAATTGTCACTACGGTTCACATTACTCTAGTCCTGGCACG GTATTGTATTATCTTGCCAGGATAGAACCTTTCACTACCCTCTCTATTGAGCTGCGGGGTGGCAAGTTTGGTGATGATAATCACATGCTCTCTGATATCACCAGAACATGGAACAGTGTCCTTGAAGACATGAATGATGTAAAAGAGCTA GTTCCAGAGATGTTTTACCTTCCTGAGGTATTTACTAATGTGAATTCTGTTGACATGGGAGCAAATGAACTTGCTAAAAGGCTAG GCTCTGTAGAATTACCTCCTTGGGCCGAGAACCCTGTTGATTTTATACATAAACATCGGAAAGCTCTTGAGAGTGATCATGTCTCCGCTCATTTTCATGAATGGATTGATCTAATATTTGG ATATAAACAAAGAGGTAAAGAAGCAGTGATGGCTAACAATGTTTTTCCCTATGCTACATACGAGGGGACAGTAGATATTGATAAAATTGCTGATCCA GTGCAACGGCAAGCTACACAAAACCAAATAGTAAATTTTGGACAAACGCCATCTCAGTTGCTGATAGTTCCACATATACAGAGAAGGCCATTGGCAGATATCTTACAGCTGCAG ACAATATTCCGGAACCCAAGTGAAGTCAGATCTTATTTACTTCCTAATCCAGACCAGTGTAATGTTCCCGCTAGTGCAGTGCATGTATCGAATGACTGTATTGTAGTCGTAGATGCAAATGTGCCTGCAGCACATGTGGCAGTGCACCATTGGCAGCCAAACACCCCGGATGGCTTAGAGACACCCTTCCTCTTTCATCATGGGAAAAATGCCATAAATTCAAGCGGCGGCGCAATAAGGCGCATCTTCAAAGGACCTGCTTCTGCAGAAGACTACCATTTCCCAAGGGCTATAGCTTTTGCTGCTTCTGCGATCCAACCTTCGTCAACTGTTGCCGTCACATGTGACAAAGAGGTTATAACTG GTGGGCATGCAGATAATTCTGTGAAGTTGATCTCCTCAGATGGAGCAAGGACCATTGAAACTGCATCTGGGCATATTGCTCCTGTGACCTGCCTCGCACTATCTCCTGATAACAATTACTTTGTCACAGGGTCTCGTGACACAACAGTTATATTATGGAGGATACATCAGATGAGCTCTTCACATTGGAAAAATGCTCCAGAACCTCCACCTTCACCAATAACACCAAGTACTCCTCTAGCCAATAGTATTAGTAGTGGTAGCAGTCCAATCAGAACTTTGGAAACCTCCAGCAAGCGGCGAATCGAAGGTCCTATGCATGTTCTAAGAGGACATCTTGGAGAAGTAACTTGCTGTTCTGTTAGTTCTGATTTGGGACTTGTTGCTTCCTCTTCACATACATCTGGTGCCCTTCTACATTCTTTGAGGACAGGTCGGCTCATAACGAAGCTGGATGTGGGAGAGGCACATTTGATATGCTTATCTTCTCAAGGAATCGTATTGATTTGGAATGAATCAGAGAAGAGACTATCCACCTTCACTGTTAATGGAATCCCTATGTCTACCTCGGTCCTGTCACCTTTCTCCGGGCGTGTTAGTTGCATTGAGGTTTCTAGGGATGGCCAGTTTGCTTTAATTGCAGCATGTTTATCTAGAAATTGCACTCGTGACACTAGTACTGATGAAGATCATATGATTGACAACTGCAACGATGATGAGGATGTACCAGAGTCAAAGGAGACCAAGCTATACGTTCATGCTCCCTCGATCTGCTTCATTGATCTATACAAACTTGAG GTAATTCATACGCTGAAGCTGGGAGAAGGACAGGACGTCACAGCTGTTGCTCTAAATGAAGATAACACTACTCTTGTTGCCTCAACAGCTGATAAGCAGCTGATAGTCTTCACAAATCCTTCT TTGAGTTCTAAAATAGCTGATCAGATGTTGCATGAAGGTGATGGGCTTTTGTAG